One genomic region from Stutzerimonas decontaminans encodes:
- a CDS encoding NAD(P)/FAD-dependent oxidoreductase, whose product MCAFTAAARGRQVLLLDHANKAGKKILMSGGGRCNFTNLYTEPANFLSSNSHFCKSALARYTQWDFIEMVNRHGVPYHEKKLGQLFCDNKSSDILEMLLDECAQAGVDLRLDTAVESIAKRDEGYELQTGVGAVHCQSLVIATGGLSIPTLGASGFGYQIARQFGHNVLPTRAGLVPFTITEPQLKTICTELSGTSVEDCLVSCNGQSFRENILFTHRGLSGPAILQISSYWQPGEVVHINLLPHLDLNEWLSAQKQERPNAELKTVLGEVFTRKMAGLLCEHWFVSKPLKQYVPSELEAIADKLADWQLVPAGTEGYRTAEVTLGGVDTREVSSKTMESQKSAGLYFVGEVLDVTGHLGGFNFQWAWASAYAAGQFV is encoded by the coding sequence ATGTGTGCCTTCACCGCCGCTGCACGGGGTCGTCAGGTCCTGCTGCTGGATCACGCCAACAAGGCCGGCAAAAAGATCCTCATGTCCGGCGGGGGGCGCTGCAACTTCACCAATCTGTACACCGAGCCGGCCAACTTCCTCTCAAGCAATTCGCATTTCTGTAAGTCCGCGCTGGCACGCTACACCCAGTGGGACTTCATCGAGATGGTCAACCGTCATGGCGTCCCCTATCACGAGAAGAAGCTCGGCCAGCTGTTCTGCGATAACAAGTCCAGCGACATCCTGGAGATGCTGCTGGACGAATGCGCCCAGGCCGGCGTCGACCTGCGCCTGGATACCGCGGTCGAGTCGATTGCCAAGCGTGACGAAGGGTACGAGTTGCAGACCGGCGTAGGCGCGGTGCATTGCCAATCGCTGGTAATTGCCACTGGCGGCTTGTCGATCCCGACACTGGGTGCCAGCGGCTTCGGTTATCAGATTGCCCGTCAGTTCGGTCACAACGTACTGCCGACCCGTGCGGGACTGGTGCCCTTCACCATCACCGAGCCGCAACTCAAGACCATTTGCACCGAGCTTTCCGGCACATCGGTAGAGGATTGCCTGGTCAGCTGCAATGGCCAGAGCTTCCGCGAGAACATCCTGTTCACCCATCGCGGATTGTCGGGGCCGGCGATCCTGCAGATCTCGTCCTACTGGCAACCGGGCGAGGTGGTGCACATCAACCTGTTGCCGCACCTGGACCTGAACGAGTGGCTGTCCGCGCAGAAACAGGAACGGCCCAACGCCGAGCTGAAAACCGTGCTGGGAGAAGTCTTCACGCGCAAGATGGCCGGCCTGCTCTGCGAGCACTGGTTCGTTTCCAAGCCATTGAAGCAGTACGTCCCCAGTGAATTGGAGGCGATCGCCGACAAGCTCGCGGATTGGCAATTGGTGCCGGCCGGCACCGAGGGCTATCGCACCGCGGAGGTGACGCTAGGAGGGGTGGACACCCGAGAGGTGTCGTCCAAGACCATGGAATCGCAGAAATCAGCCGGGCTCTACTTCGTCGGCGAAGTGCTGGACGTCACCGGCCATCTGGGCGGCTTCAATTTCCAGTGGGCCTGGGCTTCGGCCTACGCTGCCGGACAGTTCGTCTAG
- a CDS encoding substrate-binding periplasmic protein → MIQQQDLTTPCSGGEGTHQARRTGADYHHVYLHTAYLVRKRAMVLLPQFRCSPASDETWASTGALCALIGDDSVSPEERENLTGTRRVIGLILLLASASLPAEVLRLAGNVWPPYTDRSLPGDGVSVELIRTALGRAGYQVEYIEVPWERALLGLRNRSYDMVNGWSTVKRVDFTHSSRPFLINRMRWVQRRGSNIRYDGLDSLVGHPIVLSRGYMYSDELDQDARLQKGYAANFVQAAKMVLAGRVDLTLEDELTALFHLERELGHERDALEFVPGEFRRAGLSLLVRSDHPRSADIIATFNREITAMIADGSYAAIFVRHGMPVPKALP, encoded by the coding sequence GTGATCCAGCAGCAGGACCTGACGACCCCGTGCAGCGGCGGTGAAGGCACACATCAGGCCCGCCGCACCGGCGCCGATTATCACCACGTCTATCTGCACACTGCTTACCTCGTCAGAAAACGCGCGATGGTACTCCTGCCGCAGTTTCGATGCAGCCCGGCATCCGACGAGACGTGGGCGTCAACCGGCGCGCTTTGTGCTTTGATTGGGGATGATAGCGTTTCGCCAGAAGAGCGAGAAAATTTGACCGGCACACGACGCGTCATCGGGTTGATATTGCTGCTGGCAAGCGCTTCGCTGCCCGCCGAAGTGCTTCGTCTGGCCGGTAACGTCTGGCCTCCCTACACCGACCGGAGCCTGCCCGGTGACGGGGTGTCGGTCGAGCTCATCCGCACCGCGCTCGGCCGTGCGGGTTACCAGGTGGAATACATTGAGGTGCCCTGGGAGCGTGCATTGTTGGGGCTGCGCAACCGAAGCTACGACATGGTCAACGGCTGGTCGACGGTCAAACGTGTCGACTTCACGCACAGCTCCCGCCCGTTTCTGATCAACCGGATGCGCTGGGTCCAGCGGCGCGGGAGCAACATCCGTTATGACGGGCTCGACAGCCTGGTCGGTCATCCGATCGTGCTGAGCCGCGGCTACATGTACAGCGACGAGCTGGATCAGGACGCGCGTCTGCAGAAGGGGTACGCCGCCAATTTTGTCCAGGCGGCCAAGATGGTGCTCGCCGGGCGTGTCGACCTGACGCTGGAGGACGAGCTCACTGCGCTGTTCCACCTGGAGCGCGAGCTGGGGCATGAGCGGGATGCGCTGGAGTTCGTGCCGGGTGAATTCCGGCGGGCTGGCCTGTCGCTGTTGGTGCGCAGCGACCATCCTCGCTCGGCCGATATCATCGCGACCTTCAACCGGGAGATCACCGCGATGATCGCTGATGGCAGCTATGCGGCGATCTTTGTGCGCCACGGAATGCCGGTCCCAAAGGCGTTGCCCTAG
- the yccS gene encoding YccS family putative transporter: protein MPQPSLSQSLRRLWALEKFGYSLRVLIAMAGSMGLSWYLGQPTLIIPLFLGIIASALAETDDSWLGRLNALLVTLLCFSIAAVAVELLFPYPWLFVAGLAISTFALVMLGALGERYGAIAQATLILAIYSMIAADQRNGELQHFWRDPLLLVVGAAWYGLLSVCWNALFAHQPVQQTLARLYRELALYFRYKAALFEPVRQLDVEQRRLELAQQNGRVVSALNAAKETLLHRLGNGRPGGKINHYLKLYFLAQDLHERVSSSHYPYQALAEAFFHSDVLFRCQRLLRLQASACAELGEAIQMRQAFRYSDANAQALEDLQASLEHLRGQNNPAWRGLLRSLRALSGNLSTLQGQLASASDPGTLDGEADSSLLDRQPQTLREAFNRIRLQLTPTSLLFRHALRMTIALVAGYAVLHAIHPEQGYWVLLTTVFVCQPNYGATRIKLVQRISGTVLGLVAGWALFDLFPSQPIQALFAVVAGVVFFATRSTRYTLATAAITLMVLFCFNQVGDGYGLIWPRLFDTLLGSLIAAAAVFLILPDWQGRRLNQVVANTLSCNSDYLRQIMRQYDSGKRDDLAYRLARRNAHNADAALSTTLSNMLLEPGHFRKDAETGFRFLILSHTLLNYLSGLGAHRESLPDDARDALLENAAKQLAKSLDDLAAALAQNKPVAIYSEEEEALAQQLEQTPDEMDDAHRLVQTQLGLICRQLAPLRSMASHLIRQRPTGQAQDSR, encoded by the coding sequence ATGCCGCAACCCTCGCTCAGCCAATCCCTACGTCGCCTCTGGGCGCTGGAGAAGTTTGGCTACAGCCTGCGCGTGCTGATCGCGATGGCCGGCAGCATGGGGCTCAGTTGGTACCTCGGCCAGCCGACGCTGATCATTCCGCTGTTCCTCGGCATCATTGCCAGCGCGCTGGCGGAAACCGATGACAGCTGGCTGGGCCGGCTGAATGCACTGCTGGTCACGCTGCTGTGCTTCAGCATCGCTGCCGTGGCTGTCGAGTTGCTGTTTCCGTATCCCTGGCTGTTCGTCGCCGGCCTGGCGATCTCCACCTTCGCACTAGTCATGCTCGGCGCGCTCGGCGAGCGCTACGGGGCGATCGCCCAGGCCACGCTGATCCTCGCGATCTACAGCATGATCGCTGCCGACCAGCGCAACGGCGAGTTGCAACATTTCTGGCGCGACCCGCTACTGCTGGTCGTCGGCGCTGCCTGGTACGGCCTGCTCTCGGTGTGCTGGAACGCGCTGTTCGCCCACCAGCCGGTGCAACAGACACTGGCGCGGCTGTACCGCGAACTCGCCCTGTACTTTCGCTACAAGGCCGCGCTGTTCGAGCCGGTCCGCCAGCTGGATGTCGAACAGCGGCGCCTTGAGCTGGCCCAGCAGAACGGCCGCGTGGTCAGCGCCCTGAATGCGGCCAAGGAAACGCTGCTGCATCGTCTCGGCAACGGTCGCCCAGGCGGCAAGATCAATCACTATCTGAAGCTGTATTTCCTCGCCCAGGATCTGCACGAGCGGGTCAGCTCGTCGCACTACCCCTACCAGGCCCTGGCCGAAGCCTTCTTCCACAGCGACGTACTGTTTCGCTGCCAGCGCCTGCTGCGTCTGCAGGCCAGCGCCTGCGCGGAACTTGGCGAGGCCATCCAGATGCGCCAGGCATTTCGCTACAGCGACGCCAATGCGCAGGCGCTGGAAGACCTGCAGGCCTCGCTGGAGCATCTGCGCGGGCAGAACAACCCGGCCTGGCGTGGCCTGCTGCGCTCGCTGCGCGCACTGTCCGGCAACCTTTCCACCCTGCAGGGTCAGCTCGCCAGTGCCAGTGATCCCGGCACCCTGGACGGCGAAGCGGACAGCAGCCTGCTTGACCGCCAGCCGCAAACCCTGCGCGAAGCATTCAATCGCATTCGCCTGCAGCTGACACCCACCTCGCTGCTGTTCCGCCATGCGCTGCGCATGACGATTGCCCTGGTCGCCGGCTACGCGGTGCTGCATGCCATCCATCCCGAGCAAGGCTACTGGGTGCTGCTGACCACCGTGTTCGTCTGTCAGCCCAACTACGGCGCCACCCGCATCAAGCTGGTGCAGCGCATCAGCGGCACTGTATTGGGGCTCGTCGCTGGCTGGGCACTGTTCGATCTGTTCCCCAGCCAGCCGATCCAGGCGCTGTTCGCCGTGGTCGCCGGCGTGGTGTTCTTCGCCACCCGCAGCACGCGCTACACGCTGGCTACCGCGGCCATCACACTGATGGTGCTGTTCTGCTTCAACCAGGTTGGCGACGGCTATGGCCTGATCTGGCCGCGGCTGTTCGATACCCTGCTCGGCAGCCTGATCGCCGCCGCCGCGGTATTCCTTATCCTGCCGGACTGGCAAGGCCGGCGCTTGAATCAGGTGGTCGCCAATACGCTCAGCTGCAACAGCGACTATCTGCGCCAGATCATGCGCCAGTACGACAGCGGCAAGCGCGACGACCTGGCCTATCGGCTGGCGCGACGCAACGCCCATAACGCCGACGCGGCGCTGTCTACCACGTTATCGAACATGCTGCTGGAACCGGGCCACTTCCGAAAGGATGCCGAAACCGGCTTTCGCTTCCTGATCCTTTCCCACACCCTGCTCAACTACCTCTCCGGGCTCGGCGCCCATCGCGAGAGCCTGCCGGACGATGCACGCGACGCACTGCTGGAAAACGCCGCGAAGCAGCTGGCGAAGAGTCTCGACGACCTGGCCGCCGCACTGGCGCAAAACAAACCCGTCGCCATCTACAGCGAGGAGGAAGAGGCGCTGGCGCAGCAGCTGGAGCAGACCCCTGACGAGATGGACGATGCCCACCGTCTGGTGCAGACGCAGCTGGGGCTCATCTGCCGGCAGCTGGCACCACTGCGCAGCATGGCCTCGCACCTGATCAGGCAACGACCGACAGGCCAGGCTCAGGATTCGCGCTAG
- the dbpA gene encoding ATP-dependent RNA helicase DbpA: MPSTAFSSLSLSAAMLANLDALGYAAMTPIQAQSLPVMLKGQDLIAQAKTGSGKTAAFGIALLEPLNPRYFGCQALVLCPTRELADQVAKELRRLARAADNIKILTLCGGVSIGPQIASLEHGAHVIVGTPGRVQEHLKKGTLKLDGLNTLVLDEADRMLDMGFYDAIAEIIGQTPARRQTLLFSATYPAGIKQLSASFMRDPQQVRAEALHDDAQIEQRFYEIDPEQRMDAVTRLLASFRPESCVAFCFTKQQCQELVDHLSANGISAMALNGDLEQRDRDQVLAMFANRSLSVLVATDVAARGLDIDALDMVINVELARDPEIHVHRVGRTGRAGNQGLAVSLVAPAEAHRAQAIEKLQQAPLNWQPLDGLKAKAGAPLQPPMATLCIGAGRKDKLRPGDILGALTGDAGIPGIQVGKIAIFDFQAFVAVERGVAKQALKRLNEGKIKGRSLKVRVL, encoded by the coding sequence GTGCCCAGTACCGCTTTTTCTTCCCTGTCTCTTTCCGCCGCCATGCTGGCCAATCTCGATGCACTCGGCTACGCCGCGATGACACCGATCCAGGCGCAGAGCCTGCCAGTCATGCTCAAGGGCCAGGACCTGATCGCCCAGGCCAAGACCGGCAGCGGCAAGACGGCCGCCTTCGGCATCGCGCTGCTCGAACCGCTCAACCCGCGTTATTTCGGTTGCCAGGCGCTGGTGCTGTGTCCGACCCGCGAGCTGGCCGATCAGGTGGCCAAGGAGCTGCGCCGCCTGGCACGGGCAGCGGACAACATCAAGATCCTCACGCTCTGTGGTGGGGTGTCGATCGGGCCGCAAATCGCCTCGCTGGAACATGGTGCACACGTCATCGTCGGAACGCCGGGGCGGGTGCAGGAGCACCTGAAGAAGGGCACGCTGAAGCTCGACGGACTGAATACCCTGGTACTCGATGAAGCCGATCGGATGCTGGACATGGGTTTCTACGACGCCATCGCCGAGATCATCGGCCAGACCCCGGCCAGGCGGCAAACGCTGCTGTTCTCGGCCACCTACCCCGCCGGCATCAAACAGCTTTCGGCGAGCTTCATGCGCGATCCGCAACAGGTGCGCGCTGAAGCGCTGCACGATGACGCCCAGATCGAGCAGCGCTTCTACGAGATCGATCCCGAGCAGCGCATGGATGCCGTGACACGGCTGCTGGCGAGCTTTCGTCCGGAAAGCTGCGTGGCGTTCTGCTTCACCAAGCAGCAATGCCAGGAACTGGTCGATCACCTGAGCGCCAACGGCATCTCGGCCATGGCGTTGAACGGCGACCTCGAGCAGCGCGACCGTGATCAGGTGCTGGCGATGTTCGCCAACCGCAGTCTGTCGGTGCTGGTGGCGACCGACGTCGCGGCGCGCGGGCTGGATATCGACGCGCTGGACATGGTGATCAACGTCGAGCTGGCGCGGGATCCGGAAATCCATGTGCACCGGGTCGGGCGCACGGGCCGCGCCGGCAATCAGGGCCTGGCCGTGAGCCTGGTCGCGCCGGCTGAAGCCCATCGCGCACAGGCCATCGAAAAACTGCAGCAGGCGCCGCTCAACTGGCAGCCACTGGATGGCCTGAAGGCCAAGGCCGGAGCGCCGTTGCAACCGCCGATGGCGACCCTGTGCATCGGGGCGGGCCGCAAGGACAAGCTGCGCCCAGGCGACATCCTCGGGGCGCTGACTGGCGATGCCGGCATTCCCGGCATCCAGGTGGGCAAGATTGCCATCTTCGATTTCCAGGCGTTCGTCGCCGTCGAGCGCGGCGTGGCCAAGCAGGCACTCAAACGCCTCAATGAAGGTAAGATCAAGGGCCGCTCGCTGAAGGTCCGTGTGCTCTGA
- the rloA2 gene encoding retropepsin-like aspartic peptidase RloA2 yields MSRVLFLTGLLALPAFAAEPTLYGRYEHIKIEQIGKTLPAKMDTGAMTASLSARDIEQFKRDGEDWVRFRLAVDGADDTLYEQRLLGISRIKSRAEESGNVDPDSEPPRAERPIVGMQLCIGDQLRDVEVNLTDRTHFSYPLLIGAETIRDLNAAIYPTAKYTAGQPTC; encoded by the coding sequence TTGTCTCGCGTTCTTTTCCTTACCGGTTTGCTGGCGCTACCCGCGTTCGCCGCCGAGCCCACACTCTACGGACGTTACGAACACATCAAGATCGAACAGATCGGCAAGACCTTGCCGGCCAAGATGGATACCGGCGCCATGACCGCATCGCTGTCGGCACGGGACATCGAGCAGTTCAAGCGGGACGGCGAGGACTGGGTCCGCTTCCGCCTTGCAGTCGACGGCGCCGATGACACTCTTTATGAGCAGCGCCTGCTGGGCATCAGCCGCATCAAGTCGCGCGCCGAGGAGTCCGGCAATGTCGACCCGGACAGCGAGCCACCGCGGGCCGAGCGCCCCATCGTCGGCATGCAGTTGTGCATCGGCGACCAGTTGCGAGATGTCGAAGTCAATCTGACCGACCGCACCCACTTCAGCTATCCCTTGCTGATTGGTGCCGAGACCATCCGTGATCTGAACGCAGCGATCTACCCGACAGCGAAATACACGGCGGGTCAGCCGACCTGCTAG
- a CDS encoding DUF4212 domain-containing protein: MADNDKENAAAYWKANVRLITWSLVVWALVSYGFGILLRPLVSGIPVGGTDLGFWFAQQGSIITFILIIFHYAWRLNKLDKEFGVEE, from the coding sequence ATGGCCGACAACGATAAAGAAAATGCTGCTGCGTACTGGAAGGCGAATGTTCGCCTTATCACTTGGAGCTTGGTGGTCTGGGCTCTTGTCTCGTATGGTTTCGGTATCCTCCTGCGCCCGCTGGTATCCGGCATCCCGGTTGGGGGCACGGATCTAGGCTTCTGGTTCGCTCAACAGGGTTCCATCATCACGTTCATTTTGATCATCTTCCACTACGCGTGGCGGCTGAACAAATTGGACAAGGAATTCGGGGTTGAGGAGTAA
- a CDS encoding sodium:solute symporter family protein, protein MSQYWINMMFVGASFLLYIGIAIWARAGSTKEFYVAGGGVHPVTNGMATAADWMSAASFISMAGLIASGGYATSVYLMGWTGGYVLLAMLLAPYLRKFGKFTVPDFIGDRFYSRGARLVAVVCLILISVTYVIGQMAGAGVAFSRFLEVSNSAGIWIAAAIVFAYAVFGGMKGITYTQVAQYVVLIIAYTIPAVFIAMQLTGNPIPMLGMFGTHVESGVPLLDKLDQVVTDLGFAAYTADVDNKLNMFLFTLSLMIGTAGLPHVIIRFFTVPKVADARWSAGWTLVFIALLYLTAPAVASMARLNLVNTIYPEGPQAEAIRYEDRPDWVQTWETTGLIKWEDKNADGRVQMYNDASAAFAPTAAERGWNGNELTVNNDIIVLANPEIANLPSWVIGLIAAGAIAAALSTAAGLLLAISSAISHDLIKTLINPKISEKNEMLAARLSMTAAILLATWLGLNPPGFAAQVVALAFGLAAASLFPALMMGIFSKRVNSKGAVAGMLVGVVSTAVYIFLYLGWFFIPGTASIPNTPDQWWMGISPQAFGAVGAILNFAVAYAVSMATEAPPQEIQDLVESVRTPKGAGVALDH, encoded by the coding sequence ATGAGCCAATATTGGATCAACATGATGTTCGTGGGCGCGTCCTTCCTGCTCTATATAGGAATCGCGATCTGGGCCCGCGCTGGGTCGACTAAGGAATTCTACGTTGCTGGTGGTGGCGTTCACCCCGTTACCAACGGTATGGCGACTGCGGCAGACTGGATGTCTGCAGCTTCCTTCATTTCCATGGCCGGTCTGATCGCTTCCGGCGGTTATGCCACTTCCGTTTACCTGATGGGTTGGACCGGTGGCTACGTGCTGCTGGCGATGCTGCTGGCGCCCTACCTGCGTAAGTTCGGCAAGTTCACTGTGCCGGACTTCATCGGTGACCGCTTCTACAGCCGTGGCGCGCGCCTGGTAGCTGTCGTCTGCCTCATCCTCATCTCCGTTACTTACGTAATCGGTCAGATGGCAGGTGCTGGTGTGGCGTTCTCCCGCTTCCTGGAAGTGAGCAACTCCGCCGGTATCTGGATTGCTGCTGCCATCGTGTTCGCCTACGCGGTATTCGGCGGCATGAAGGGCATCACCTACACCCAGGTGGCGCAGTACGTGGTTCTAATCATCGCCTACACCATCCCGGCCGTGTTCATTGCCATGCAGCTGACTGGCAACCCGATTCCGATGCTGGGTATGTTCGGCACCCACGTCGAGTCCGGCGTGCCGCTGCTGGACAAGCTGGATCAGGTTGTTACTGACCTTGGCTTCGCTGCCTACACTGCTGACGTCGACAACAAGCTGAACATGTTCCTGTTCACCCTGTCGCTGATGATCGGTACTGCTGGTCTGCCACACGTAATCATTCGCTTCTTCACCGTACCGAAGGTAGCTGATGCCCGCTGGTCCGCTGGCTGGACCCTGGTCTTCATCGCCCTGCTGTACCTCACCGCTCCGGCCGTTGCCTCCATGGCACGTCTGAACCTGGTCAATACCATCTATCCGGAAGGCCCGCAGGCCGAAGCGATCCGCTACGAAGATCGTCCAGATTGGGTACAGACCTGGGAAACGACTGGCCTGATCAAGTGGGAAGACAAGAACGCCGACGGTCGTGTGCAGATGTACAACGACGCCAGCGCCGCCTTCGCTCCGACCGCTGCAGAGCGTGGCTGGAATGGCAACGAGCTGACCGTGAACAACGACATCATCGTTCTGGCCAACCCGGAAATCGCCAATCTGCCAAGCTGGGTCATCGGTCTGATCGCCGCAGGTGCTATCGCTGCTGCGCTCTCGACTGCTGCGGGTCTGTTGCTGGCGATCTCGTCTGCCATCAGTCATGACCTTATTAAGACACTCATCAATCCGAAGATCAGCGAGAAGAACGAGATGCTGGCTGCTCGTCTTTCCATGACGGCAGCGATCCTGCTGGCAACCTGGTTGGGTCTGAATCCTCCGGGCTTCGCCGCGCAGGTGGTGGCACTGGCGTTCGGTCTTGCGGCAGCGAGCCTGTTCCCGGCGCTGATGATGGGTATCTTCTCCAAGCGCGTGAACAGCAAGGGTGCCGTCGCCGGTATGCTGGTTGGTGTGGTTTCCACCGCCGTGTACATCTTCCTGTACCTGGGCTGGTTCTTCATCCCAGGCACTGCGAGCATCCCGAACACGCCTGATCAGTGGTGGATGGGGATCTCCCCGCAGGCCTTCGGTGCTGTGGGTGCCATCCTGAACTTCGCTGTTGCCTACGCTGTGTCGATGGCTACCGAAGCGCCGCCGCAGGAAATTCAGGATCTGGTCGAGAGCGTTCGTACCCCGAAAGGTGCTGGCGTTGCGCTTGATCACTAA
- a CDS encoding 3'-5' exonuclease, protein MSMFWFNPRGPKLPAEQQQRIDELLPPLAPQSIPLRQQRLVVLDLETTGLHLKRDLVIAIGAVVIEDGAIDYSQQFECTLCRQVKVTESVLIHGIAPSELANGLPPAEALLSFMEFAAGSVILAFHAPFDQRMLGRALKRELGYSMDHTFLDVADLAPMLFPEAMIHRGGLDHWLDYFNIHIPQRHNASADAMATAEIALILLNRAQRIGLTSLDELAQRLRCWQRARKAAFNSI, encoded by the coding sequence ATGAGTATGTTCTGGTTCAACCCACGCGGCCCGAAGCTGCCTGCCGAGCAGCAACAACGCATTGACGAGCTGCTGCCCCCACTGGCGCCGCAGAGTATCCCGCTGCGCCAACAGCGCCTGGTGGTGCTGGATCTGGAAACCACCGGCTTGCATCTCAAGCGCGACCTGGTCATCGCCATCGGCGCGGTCGTCATCGAAGACGGCGCTATCGATTACTCCCAGCAGTTCGAATGCACGCTGTGTCGTCAGGTCAAGGTCACCGAAAGCGTGCTGATCCACGGGATCGCCCCAAGCGAACTGGCTAACGGACTGCCGCCCGCCGAAGCGCTACTGAGCTTCATGGAGTTTGCTGCTGGCAGCGTGATCCTGGCCTTTCATGCTCCATTCGACCAGCGCATGCTGGGTCGCGCGCTGAAGAGGGAGCTTGGCTACTCGATGGACCACACCTTCCTCGATGTAGCCGATCTGGCGCCCATGCTCTTCCCCGAGGCCATGATTCATCGCGGCGGCCTGGATCACTGGCTCGACTATTTCAATATCCACATCCCACAGCGCCACAATGCATCCGCCGACGCCATGGCGACCGCAGAGATCGCCCTGATTCTGCTCAACCGTGCGCAACGCATAGGCCTGACCAGCCTCGACGAACTGGCTCAACGACTGAGATGCTGGCAACGCGCGCGCAAGGCTGCGTTCAACTCGATCTGA